The Buteo buteo chromosome 3, bButBut1.hap1.1, whole genome shotgun sequence genomic sequence ATCAGACTTCTATACTATGTAAAGATTTCATGAATGAATGCTGAAACACATGCAGGTAAGTGGAAAGTAATACAACCCAATGTTGTTTTACAGTGAAGATAAACATGTAATTAATTTGAAAGCACCTCATACAGCAGTACATACAAATGTAATAAACTACAGAAGACTACAGTTAgaattaaatttagaaaaaagacTACTGAATGATGCTTAAAAGGGAAATAAGAGTTGGAGAGAAATTGCTAAAGGGATTACTCATGAGCTTGCCCTTAAACACACTTTACTAAATCTTTCCACTAACATAATTATCAGAAAAATTCCCAATGGACTATGCTGACAACAAAACTTGTAGAAGCTGTGAATAAGGACAAGCTTTAAATAGGCAGGAAGAAATAATAAGAAAGGCCTGTATATTTGTTTCATTAAAGAGGACTGTGAGCACAATCAGTCACAATGAAAAGGGGAAGCTTGTTACTGTTAGATCATTTGAGAGAGAGGTTCTTAGGCCCAGAAGAAAAGCACTATTGATGTAAAAGGCACTGGTAAGAGCTCATCTCAAATACCATGTTAAATTCTAGTCACCCCTGAGCAAGAATACTAAACTCAAAAAAGGGCATGCAAGATACAGGTTTGCTGAATGCAAACTATTACAAAAGCAGATAGAAAGTAATTGACTTGTTCTGATTATAAAACAggagaccaaaaaaaaacaactacttAAGCTAAAAGGCATTCTCCCCATCAGGGCAAATAAGTATGAACTTTTCATTAATTAATGTAGATTGAAAGCTTGATCTTCTAATTATACAACAAGAGTAGCTAAAGAGACCAAAACTCCCTAATAGTTCTAAAATGGACCTTAAAACTGTTATAACTAGATTACAGGACCTAGTTCCTGCAACTACAAGGGAAACTTGGGTAACCCAAGAAGTTGAACTCTGCTGTGCTGCCATGAAATGTATTTATCAAAATGCTTCTATGAGTAAGTGCATGTTTTGGAAAAAGCTACCCCACTAACaaagataaacagaaaataaatattttccctatAAGTAACCAATCCAGGGATTTTAGCAAATCACAACTAATTCTCCCATATTGGTATGGTCTCTTGAGAACTACTACATGAAGTTTGAGgcattgaaaataaatgtagagAACCTATAATGGACAGTAAACAGGCTGAACGAGGTCTATCAAACATGACCAACAAGACTGAACTTGAGGTGGTTTAGTTCAATGAAGACAAtatcagaagaagaaaatggtcAGAGTCTTCTAGGATATACAAAAGCTATTTCAAAGATAAGTTAATAGAAACATTTCCAGATTTATGAAGACAAAACAAGAAGTAACAGGTATAAACTACCTCAAGGGAAATTACATAAATATCTtaggaaaaaagctttccagGGGTGAGGATGTGCAGTACTGAGTTAGACTCCCAAGGAAATATATGTAGTCTTCTGAGGTTTTAAAGATTATGCAGGATACATCTGTCAGGAATAACTGAAGCTCCTATCTTGCCTTGAGGTAGAATGATAAGCAGAGGACCCTTTCAATTCTACTGCCTATGATACGGTGGTTTGGATTCTGGGAAAGGTAATTACTGATTTTACCAAGAGGTCAACTAAGGAAAAGAATATATGTTTGAGCATGCTGACAGAATGACATCCTCAACTATGGGAAGTAGTAATTGGTCAAGTTTCAGGGCCAACTGTTTCAGATTCTTGAGTACCTCAGGTGTGAAAGTTTTCCCCTGTATCTGCTAAAGTGGTGTCTGTTACGATCCCATCTGAACAGTGATCAGCCTCTTGGGCTGACACTGGTATACGGCTATGTAGTGTTTCTGTCTAGTGCAGGAGGCAAAGGAGCATGGCAGCTATGAAAACAGTATTGTTTTTTACAAATTATGTGAAACAGCCACCAGAGCTAAAATGAAAGttgtgttttgaagaaaaaaggaatacaaaTTAGTTTAGAATGGAGTCAGATATGCTGGGGGAAAGCCCAAAACAAAGCTGTCTGTACAAAACAAATCATACTAAAGACATGCTTTTCTAAACTTGATTTGCATGTACCTTACCTTGAAATCATGTACAACAatattctgtattaaaataaattaataaatttgaTATTATATATATCCCATCCAGATCCTTGTCACTGTTTGCTGGAAGACATGGACCAAAAATTGTAAGTTCCTTCTGATGAAGGCAATGAGTTGGAAAAAACAATCACATGTGGAAACATTTTGCACATCCTGCAACTTTAGAGTTGTCTCTatcttctttcatatttttattattgcttttcaaagttgtattgggtttgtgtggtaaGGTTTTGATAGCatgggggggctacaggggtggcttctgcaagaagctgctagaagcttcccctatgtccgacagtgccaatgccagccggctgcaagacggacccgctgctggccaaggccaagcccatcagcaacagtggtagagcctctgggataacatatttaagaaggggaaaaagttgcagcagcacagaaactgcagctagAGAGAGGAGTGACaatatgtaagagaaacaaccctgcagacccccaggtcagagaaggagggggaggaggtgctccaggcaccagagcagagattcccctgcagcccagggaggtccacaaTGGAgagatctccacctgcagcccatggaggactccacgccagagcagggggtgcCCAAAGAAGGCTGagaccccgtgggaagcccacgctggagcaggctcctggcaggacctgtggccccacaGGGGAGcaacactggagcagtttgctCCTAAAGGACTGCAcgctgtggaagggacccatgttggagaagtttgtggaggactgtctcctgtgggagggaccccacggtggagcagggaaCAAGTGaagagtcctccccctgaggagtaaggagcagcagagacgaggtgtgatgaactgaccatgACCCCCATGCCCtatccccctgcactgcttggGTGGGGGTAGAcaatccaggagtgaagctgtgcccaggaagaagggaggggtgaggtGAAGGTggtttaagatttggttttacttctcattaccctgctctggtttgattggtaataaatgaaactaatttcccaAAGTTgggtctgttttgcccgtgacggtaactggtgagtgatctctccccatccttatctcaacccacgagcctttcattctattttctctcccctgtccagctgaggagggcagtggtagagcagctttggtgggcatctggcatctaaccagggtcaacccatcacaaaaGTGTATTCCATTCTGTAAACTGTCATTCAATATGTAAtccagtgttttctttcaccATTTCTAGGTCTGTAGGGAATCAGCTCTGTCAAAAGCTTGACTACAGACTTATTCTCTATGTGTCTTGCTTCCATTGTTCCCTTGAGACTTCAGGCTCAATATTTGGGAATCATACGACTAACCTTTTCTTGGGCAAAATGCAATCTGGCAGAACCactctttaaaatactgatCTACTCCTTAGCATCTAAGGAGGGTAGTATCACTCATTTTAGTATGAGGATTGACAAAAATAGGATTACCAGAATTCATTCCCCCCTCTTTCCTTATTCTTCCAAATGGATCACAGctatttataaatttattttgcaaagctaTACAGAGtgattattttatcttttattcttaCTTTCAGATCTGGGATGTAGCATTTAAGTTTGTATTTAGATGAAAGCATTGCATTATTATGCCCCCTTTTataaatttaagaacaaaaataattgtcttGTTTCTCTCACTGTAAAACAGCACTTGAAACATACCTTGTCAGATTACAGATTTTCTGTGCTAATTCCAAAAAACCCTACTGCTATCTAGAGGTCTGAACTTAATCTGATTCAGGTTAATTTAAATCAGTCCATAGAAATTGTGGGTCTGGCTTAAAATCTAAATCAACAAGGTTTTTATGAGAGTACGAACCTGATGTAGTACTGGTTACCTTGACAGACTTGACAGGATCACAGCCCAAAACACTATGGCGTAACAATTTTATAAACTTAAGTAGCAAAGTACTGAGTTCAATCAGAACAAAAAACATTGTCGCACTACTTAGTACTTTGTAAGATAAATGAATTTGTCACTTACCACAACACTCTGGACAGTCTGGATGTGTTAGAGCATTCATTCCATATCCTGGATAGCAGCGATCAACCCATACCATTTGCAGAGTACCCTCAATGTAGTATATTTCAGGCAACGGTTCAGAACTTTTCCTGCTAACTTCCACTTGTTGCTTAAAAAATCTCTCTATAAGGTGTTTTGCCTAAATTGAaacaaatagtattttttcagAATCTTTGATGGAAAGAGATCAGAATACAAGACAAAAGAATGTTAAGTATGAGTTAGGATTAAGATCTAAAGGATATATCACTAAACCTTTTGATTGTAGCTGAATGGAAACAGGACTATCTGATATTCTTGGATATGTTGGTTTTAATATAGATAAACATTGATCAATGCATGCACTGTCTTTTAAAGTGTTCAGAAGTATACAAATAGAACTTTAAAAGCTAATCCATAGCAATTTTGCCTACATTAGACATCTGTAGGCCAACATCAATAGACTTGCAGCTTTCCCATCTACATATACTCTTATGTAGGTCCACTTACATTTCAGACATACTTTTCATCTTTATTAGCTATTTCTgttcaataaaaagaaaatgccaaagGTATCCTGAGGCCAAGTTAAACAAGGggattattgttattattatatcaATCAAATATAATCACAGAAGACTTAACTCCCTTACTCAAAAAGATTTGCACAAATACAATCCTAGCTAGGAAAAACATTCCTTTCAGTCAGTGCAGAATCAGcaccacagaatcacagaaacgTTAGGATACAAGGGAGCTCTATTCCATCCCATCTACTCCAACTCCCTAGCCAAAggcaatgtttatttttaaaaatcctttattttccCTGGAATTTTGGACCATCTTTTATGAAGTGTCTTCCACAgtagttaaaattaaaaatgtgactTCTAACTGGCTAAGATATATAAAATTTGTAACAGAAATAGACCCATTAGCAATCTGACAAAGTCTAACAGTAAAAAGTATCAATGTTTCATATCCAGACAGTGCTTCATTTGTATACAGGGATTAATTATATATagaaagctaaaaagaaaaagcaaagcaaaaaaaatcctttaatagGCTTGCAAGGTTCAGTACACACACAAATTGGCAAAACCACATTTACTCATGCTCTCTTAATTTGATCCTCTTGGCTGTATGAAAAAGATGAACTTTGATCATGAGCTTTCCCCACAAATTTAGGGGTATTTTTCAGTGGGCAGAAGGGAAGCTGCTTAATGAGCACAATGTTATTTTAGACCCCCTCACCCTTCCACTGGAATCCTGAAGCATGATTTGCATACCTGCTATTGGTATTCCTTCTGtacttcccttcccctttctcccttAAGAACCTCTGAATTAACAGTTAACCTAGTAAGCAAGACTCTGGCTTCTGGTTCTCTGCTGTAAAAGCCAAATGCCTTCAAAAGCTAAAATTCTGCCAGATCAATAATAAAGTCACTTTGAAGCGATGGAAAGGCACTCCCATTGCGAAACAGCACATCTAATATTTATAAGATAGCACATGTTCAAAGTTTCCCAATTGTCTTGCCGCTTTTCATACTCTTAATGTACTGTCTTTAATATCGACTGATAGCATGATCTGCCTTATCCATAATGGCAATAGAATATTAGCAATATTGCCAAACAGCAATAGAATATTTTAACTGATACAAATTATATATCCACTAAAACTTTTATAtcaatttattaatttactAAACAAagtatgtttcattttttatgttgttATACTTTATTGCGAGAGTAGCTTATTATGTTAGTTGCCTTTTTATTCTTCCATCTACCATACCTTGTTTAGTCTACGAGTTGCATCACAAGCACTTTGCTGACATAgtctgttgtgtttttctctgtctAAGGAAGCAACTGTAACAAAACACAATCTGTTTATAGAAGAACAAGGTCAACAAAattgacatttttttatttactcattTAAGATTCTAGTCAGTTCTGATGCAAGTATTTAGGACATTTTACCATATTTCACATGTCTAACTTgcaatgttttaaagaaatcacaGAGCTTGTCCTCTTATAGATATTACACATCTATGTATAATTTTCAGTATACTTAAATATCTTATGGGAACTGTCATTTATTTGTAAATTCTAATGGCAAGGAAATGTATAATTCTGGACTCTTCCCAGATTTATAAATATCTGAatcctttcaaaagaaataagctACTCTCTAATTACCTGCCTGCCATTGTGGTTTTATGAAGACTCAGGTTTTAAAACAGTCATCCAGGAACCCTAACAGTTCAGGCTTCTGACTATTTCTGCAACGGACTCAAGTTTTCTCTCAAGAACAATCAATCAGGGCAATATCTAgtgcttttaaacattttccctgctcccctccctgcacaAACACATCAGTTCCAGAGCCTCACCCACACAACCCTTTAGATTCTCATAGGAATGCCTATGACACGTAGAACCAAAGGAAAACTTCAAGTATGGACTGAAGAAAAAGCGTAGTTACGTTGTAGTAATCCATTTGCACGGGTCCACATTTCTTATCAACTGACTAGTACTAACATGTTGTGGTGAAGGCCTGGGAAACAGTTAACTAAGCTGCTGGACTGTTCTCCAGAACTGACATTAGAGTAAGCTGCCatattaaagataaaattatcTGTTAACATGTGAATTTAACTCCTTATATGATAAGCTTTAAATACCTCTATCACAGAAGTAATTCTGAAACACCAAATGCTACTTAGAAGTCAAAAAGTACTTTCTAAGACTTCAAGCTACTTCAGAATGTGTAGTTTACCGCTAGGCCATATCAAAGTTTACATCCACCTAAATCTCTAACTGGAGAATTTCTCCTCCTAATGCTCAAATATTCTATAAAGCCTGGGCATTGGCTAAATCTCATTTATGTAGTCTCAATAACCTTAGAGTTAACTAACTACACTATCAGTAATGAGACTTCAGATACGTAATGCTATCCACTACAAATAGTTTTCAGAGAAACACAACTGGCTAATAGTTTCATTGTTTTTATAAGCaactatatttaattttcaagaaaattaaaattggaaCATGGAAAATGAAGCATAATTGATATACTTTGTTCAGAAAGGGATCTTTCCAAAGTGCATGTCTTGATACATCGTGACTAATCTAATACAACACATGAAAACAATGGCCTTTTTAGACCTGAAATAACTAGGAACAGTAAGTCcaagaaaatactgcagatgTTCTTATGTAGATTCAGCTCAACAATTATAAATTGCATCTATTTGGGTTTTAGATATCTCTTAACAAAGTACTTCATGTTAACTGAACATATATTGGGACTGTTTTACATGTTCCTTCAGACCTCACTCGCAGCATAAAGGAGTTGACGCTTTCTTTTCATATGGTTTCAGTGCTCAGGAGGAATATTCTGAGAACAAGTCTCAAGAACAAGGAACAACCTTGTTTGGATTGACATGACACTGAGATTTCCACAGTTAATGCCTTCAGTGAAAAGCTGTTAATGGCaatgttttatgaaaacaaattcatgttaaagtgaaaatgtatttttaataactaaacTTTATCAAAGGAGGATAAGTAACTAAGGCACTGTGAGGTCttcatttatatataaactCATTTATGTATCAACACACCCAAAAATCAGATACAAAGTTTTATAATTATTGCAATACATAGTCACACTCAGTAAGAATCCTTAAATATCCCATAATTTGGTAACATCTTCCCAAGCCACCTAATGGTTTGCTTTAAATTAAGCCAACTCGGTATTTCTGGCAACTCAGTTTTGCCCAGGTCTCCTTTAGGCTCCTTTTGtcttaaaagaaatggaaaattatgaAGTCTCACTCTTTTATTGTTGCCACTTAAAGAAGGACAAGTACTGAAGTTCATCTCATTTAACTTTAGTTCTTGAAAATTGGACATTCAGCCTTAGTCTGTCATTTGGAAGCTGATTATAAAGACCAAGGCACATTCATGGAGTCATTTATACACTTGTTGTAGGTGACTAGATGAAGGTAATCTGGGGAGTTACAGAATGCACTGTATCACTTTCCTTCCTATGTTAGTGTGCAACAAGGGACATGATAATGTTTTATGACATTAtgacatgaaattaaaaatatattgatctaTCCACAGCTATAAAATGTTCTAAAGCTCTTctgaaataatgtaaaatgCACACTTTTGAGTAGATCAACTATCTTTTTGCTATTGACATGAATTTCACATGCAATACTTTGAAGCATTTTTCTAATCAAGAAACTTTATAAGCAGTAAATACATTCCATTAACTATAAAAATTCTAGCcgttctttaaaagcaaagcagatttttacCTGAAAATGTAAAGAAGATTTCATTCTGTAGACCTCCTCTCTGCATTTTTACATGATGGCATTCTGACTTAATTAATGTAACCTCACAAGATAGTTCAGCAACAAGTTTGCTTAGTATCTGAAGCAATGCTTTCTCAAAAGAAGCGTTATGAGAACTGTTGCAGGGGCCTGTGTGATACTGGGCTGTGAACTCATAGTAAATTTTAGGATCAGAATaagctgcagggaaaaaaatgtcaaagatGATGAGGAACATATATGAagtaagaagaagaaaagtaatttgtatattagaaaataaaattgccaatttaaatacttaatttataaacaaaacCTATTTTGTACCCCCAGAGAATTTTTAATGATATAATAGCGTATGTTGTGCCAGTTGGAAACACTTAAGAGATTTTTACAAGTCAACATTCTTACTTATATCTGTCAGTAAGTCTTACTCTTTATtgttgcaattttaaaatttttaaaccAACAGGAGATTACCATAAAGGGATGAAGAATATGCACACTAAGGTTAAGAAGCATTCAAAATACCCTTTAGTAGGTGGCACAGTATTTCATCTCACAAATTATGGCCAGTTACAGTAGtatgttacatattttttaGTCAACTAtcacagaagtattttgaagGGCTTAAAAACTGAATCTTCTTCCCTAGAGATCAATAGAAGATGAACTAGTTAAGATGAACAGGAATTCCTACTCTGTGAGCAGAAGTAACTGAAAAAGCTTCCATGTAGGTATGAAATTTACTTTTATGGATGGATCAGCTATTTCACCTTTACTGCAAAGCTAAATGCACACCTGGGCATCTTTTACAAATATGCCAATGTAGCATAAAATGCGTGTTTCTAGTTATTTTATGATAACCACTCTACTTACCCAAAGCTGCAGATCAACAGAGCACAATGTTAAAtagaaaacaggaataaaagaaTGAAGAACAGGGGTCATGGTGTGGGTATAAtcacagaaatgagaaaggGGTGGCAGGGAAGAAATAACGAAGGAATAGAAACCAAACCagctgaaagaagcagcagaacatcCAAAATATGGTAACCAATCAAGAAAGCTCATTAGATCCTCTACCTTACTTTTGCCTTCcccatttctcttcccttgctgctgcatattccagcttttttttgtatgtatttatgAAGCTTGAATTTTGTATGTTAACATTCAGATTTGATCCTTATTGAAGGATTTAAGTCTGCATTACTGAAAACTGTAACCTTTTCCATCaaaactgtttaaaagaaactttttcctttccagttctgTCAAGCAAGCCAGCTGCTAGAAGTCATGGTTATTCTGTATGAAGGCTGCTGTGccaaagtaaaattaatttacatCAGAGATTAATTTATGTTATTGTGCTCTAAGATGTTTCTAAATGAGCACTGGTACGCATTTTAAATTCAAGATCAGACGTAGTTCCTGCTGAAGGCAATAGGAGCTCTTGCCTACATCTCCACAAGAATAAAATAtcctttaaagaagaaaaggagagctAGTAATCAATAAATGACGTTGCTTTTACAATCTTTCACTTTATCAAAGACTTTTTACCTGCTGACAGAAGGAAATGTAATCAGAATAGGAAAGAATAAGCTACAAATATTACATTAAATGATAGGTACTTAAAAAACACAATCAGGCAATAATTAAGGCATTAATATGTGTGAAATAAATCTATATGGCTGTGCTAAATTAATCTCAAAGAataattcagtttaaaattatACTATTTTAATGTTATTAAGGATTACTGCCTATTCAATTTGTTACATTTCATTatgttttatgtttctttaaaaaagaactgTATTCGTAAGTTCCTCAGTCAGCCACTGAGCTTCATTTAAGGCTCTGTAAATGACATTAAATGAACTGCCTGGTAGCAACtcatattaaaaacaatttccCAGAGAAACAGAATGTCTTTGTCTCTGCAAATTAAATTCTAAATAAGcctacttattttaaaatagcaacacatatttttaaaaataaaacttcttcaAGGCAACAACACATTTACCTGGATTGGTAACTTACCATaaataagatattttattaTGAGGTTTTTATCAGGTTGCATTGCTGTTAGCTTATAAACAATGGAACAAGTGTAAACTCCACTCAGGTTGAAGTGTCTCAATATTAAAGTTCCTGTTGGTGATATTTGCACACTGCTGTTTTCTAGTAAAGacaataatgaaataaatttagttGTCGTCATGATAAAGTGCAGAAAGTAAGGGTCCAAATGGTTATTTACTCTTAAGCTGTGCACAAAATAATATTATGGATACAGCTGAAGGCATAGGACTCGGAAACTGAAGCTGACCAGGTGTTACTCAGGTCAGCATTACACAAATATGCCTTattgctgctgtgttttttaaGTATTGGTTGACAAAGCAGTCCTAGAAACCTGTTTCTATTTGATCTCAGACATGTAGTTTTCTCCAATAACACTTCCAAGAGCAAAGAActcccagaaaaaaaggacaaagggGGCAAATAATCTCTTTTTATACCTCTATATAGTTAAACTGACTACTAACCTTTCAGTCTTCAGGAACTGCCTCATGAATTAGCTGCTGGTGGTGTTTAACAGGCAGTAAACTTCAAAGTAGGCAAGACAGGAAGTTCAAGTTAAGCAAGTACTGTATAACAGACCTTCCACAAAAATTATATGTGTATGCCAAAATAAGAATCATGTATATGTTTAGGATAGTAAAATAATCCTTCTGTGTGGAAAGATATGCATTGTTACGGTGGCCAAAGTCTTAACACAAGTCTTCAGTTCAAGGCAGAGAGGAAGTAGGATCCTACTTCAAAGGACAAATCATGAGCATGGCTCTTTAACTaggtttttaaagagaaaggaaagaactgCTTAAGGTCAGATTTGGGCACTGATAATGAGCCATAGAGTTGTCCCAAGTAGCCTGCATGGGGGTTACATGATGACAGTTGATGAGTCCTTTCCTGACTTAAAAAGTCCTCAGGCAGGAACAATATAGATATGGGTTTCTCAAATAGTAAATAGTAACATGCAGCCGATCCTGCTGTCAAAGGAAACCATGGGAATCACTAGATTAGAGTCAATTGTAATAGATCTCAAGGTAAAATACTCactttgataaaatattttgagaatggatttttgtttctattttcagatgccaaaaaaaaaaatctttttaacatCCTAAATAATTTAGACCTTTTATGTAGATGATGGAAGCTTAGACAATTAGTGTGGTGCAAAACCAGCATATttttagactgaaaaaaatcgATGCTAAGGACATGAAATGTATACTACACACATCTTAGGGCTTTTACTTCAGACCAGTCCTAATCTGGTTTTACAGGTCAAGCACGCATTATTTCTCAAAGCAAACCTTTCCAATTAGCTTCATCCAAAATGAATCCATTTTGTGCACTCAAACACCAGAGCATGGTCCAAACAGAATGTGGTAAGTGGGTACAATCAAGCAATTCAGTTCAAAGTCACACTCCTATTCAAACTAACATGTTACTGTAGATGCATGCTGATTTTCCTGGTATGTGATTCTAAGAAagatattggggaaaaaaaaaaaaaagcctgattgAAGTGCATCTTTTTACATACTTGGCAGGAAGGTGTAGCACAACTTAGTTCCTCAAGAAACCATTTAAGCTTTTAATTAACTTAATTTTGTCATATATatcactgtgtttaaaaaaaaatatcaagtgcTGGTAAAAAAGAGTACTATTAAAAAGACTGAAAGTGCAAATTCTTTGACAAGAATGGTTTGGGATTCTGTATCAGCCTAGGCTCTCACATTAACGGCACACTGTCTCATTTTTTGGGTGATGAAGGGGTTTTTAATCTGATGATGAACTACTCAGGATGTTAAGTCTATAAACTAGAATGTCATTTGCTACTGTATGCTGGAATAGCTATCGGATTAATATTGTCAGAAAAACAGCATAGATTTAAGAACTATAGTTCTGATCTTTAGCATATGCAACTGCCCTGTGTGGGCCAAAAGCAACAACACCGTTACTTGACTGGATAGCCAGAGCACCTTTAAGATATATCACAGACAGCTTTGCTATACTTACAAAATGCATTACTGAACTGCAAAGATG encodes the following:
- the ZPBP gene encoding zona pellucida-binding protein 1, with translation MWTDNSGRRNFKTGRLSVQRSKRFFRSAGPRHSSLKIVGSVILPGLLLGNTAFFHFKVYVKLNHNSPRILCLTNHLRNLELIDPIFQWNGPAGGLSSENSSVQISPTGTLILRHFNLSGVYTCSIVYKLTAMQPDKNLIIKYLIYAYSDPKIYYEFTAQYHTGPCNSSHNASFEKALLQILSKLVAELSCEVTLIKSECHHVKMQRGGLQNEIFFTFSVASLDREKHNRLCQQSACDATRRLNKAKHLIERFFKQQVEVSRKSSEPLPEIYYIEGTLQMVWVDRCYPGYGMNALTHPDCPECCVICSPGSYNPSNGIHCLRCDSSLIYGATKC